A part of Geothrix oryzae genomic DNA contains:
- a CDS encoding thiolase family protein codes for MRAPHDLLILAAGRLHQGRYGGSLAGLGAVGLGLTALEGLLAQGPLPRPGNLIWGMARSHTQGMNPARTLVLKAGLPHDTPAFTINMACGSSLQALILAAQRLKDGAGAPILAGGSEAMSDTPHLVPGLRWGFRMGHRQLPDVMHQDGLRCPVTGLLMGETIERLAAKRDISRLEADAWAADSHHRAAAADTRAELLPHPALDHDESIRPDISIEALARLAPVFAPQGQVTAGNASALSDGAAALLVARRDQAGGAPPLARILGWSEAGVDPLDMGEAPVPAVQRLLAAQGLAVSDIHLWELNEAFSAQLLVCQRQLGIPPERLNVAGGGVALGHPIGATGARIVVTLIHQLKARGGGLGVATLGIGGGLGLALLIEVEP; via the coding sequence GTGAGGGCACCCCATGACCTTCTGATCCTCGCTGCGGGTCGGCTGCACCAGGGACGCTACGGCGGCAGCCTGGCGGGCCTGGGCGCGGTGGGCCTCGGCCTGACGGCCCTGGAGGGCCTGCTGGCCCAGGGGCCCCTGCCCCGGCCCGGAAACCTGATCTGGGGCATGGCCCGCAGCCACACCCAGGGCATGAACCCCGCCCGCACCCTGGTTCTGAAGGCGGGTCTGCCCCACGACACACCGGCCTTCACGATCAACATGGCCTGCGGCTCCAGCCTCCAGGCCCTCATTCTCGCCGCCCAGCGCCTGAAGGACGGGGCCGGAGCCCCCATCCTCGCCGGGGGGAGCGAAGCCATGTCCGATACGCCGCACCTCGTGCCGGGTCTGCGTTGGGGATTTCGAATGGGCCACCGCCAGCTGCCCGATGTCATGCATCAGGACGGCCTGCGCTGCCCCGTCACCGGCTTGCTCATGGGCGAGACCATCGAGCGGCTGGCCGCGAAGCGGGACATCTCCCGACTCGAGGCCGATGCCTGGGCCGCCGACAGCCACCACCGCGCGGCGGCCGCGGACACCCGCGCGGAGCTCCTGCCCCATCCGGCCCTGGATCACGACGAATCCATCCGGCCGGACATCTCGATCGAAGCGCTGGCGCGGCTGGCGCCGGTCTTCGCACCCCAGGGCCAGGTCACCGCCGGGAATGCCTCGGCCCTTTCGGATGGCGCCGCGGCCCTGCTCGTGGCCCGGCGGGACCAGGCGGGCGGAGCCCCGCCCCTGGCGCGGATCCTGGGCTGGAGCGAGGCCGGGGTGGATCCCCTCGACATGGGTGAAGCTCCCGTCCCGGCCGTCCAACGGCTACTCGCAGCCCAGGGGCTGGCCGTCTCCGACATCCACCTCTGGGAGCTGAACGAGGCCTTCTCCGCCCAGCTCCTGGTCTGCCAGCGGCAGCTCGGCATCCCCCCGGAGCGCCTGAATGTGGCCGGGGGCGGCGTGGCCCTGGGACACCCCATCGGCGCCACCGGGGCCCGCATCGTCGTCACCCTGATCCACCAGCTGAAAGCCCGCGGCGGCGGGCTGGGCGTGGCCACGCTGGGCATCGGCGGCGGGCTGGGCCTGGCGCTCTTGATCGAAGTGGAACCCTAG